The nucleotide sequence AGCACTCAATTACAAGATAACTTCGGCATGAACATGGTGGCTTTGGTAGATAACCAACCACGTTTGTTGAACCTGAAGCAAATGCTTGAGTACTTCTTGCAACATCGTCGTGAAGTAGTTACACGTCGTACGATTTTTGAATTACGCAAAGCGCGTGAGCGTGGTCACGTTCTTGAAGGTTTGGCTGTTGCATTAGCAAACATTGATGAGTTCATCGCAATTATTAAAGCGGCTGCAAACCCTGTCATTGCTAAGCAAGAGTTGATGGGTAAGGCTTGGGATTCTTCTATGGTGCGCGAGATGTTGGCACGCGCTGAGAGTGATACTCCAGGTGGTCGCAACGCTTATCGTCCAGAAGGTTTGTTGCCTGAGTACGGCATGCAAAGTACTGGTCTCTATCGTCTTTCTGATAGCCAAGCGCAAGAAATTTTGCAAATGCGTTTGCAACGTTTGACTGGTCTTGAGCAAGACAAGATTGTTAACGAGTACAAAGAAGTGATGGCGGAAATTGCTGACTTGTTGGATTTGTTAGCAAAGCCAGAACGCGTGACCCAAGTGATTGAAGATGAACTGAAAGAAGTTCAATCTGAATTTGGTGCCGCCGGCACAGATAACGGTCGTCGTTCATTCATTGAGATGAATGCAACCGAGCTCTTCACTGAAGATTTGATCACTCCACAAGATATGGTGGTGACACTTTCTCATACTGGTTACATGAAGAGTCAGCCTCTGAGCGAATACCGCGCACAAAAACGCGGTGGTCGCGGTAAGCAAGCTGCAGCTACAAAAGACGAGGATTGGATTGACACTCTGTTCGTGGCGAATACGCATGACACGATCTTGTGCTTCTCTGATCGTGGCCGCATGTACTGGCTCAAAGTGTGGGAGGTTCCACAAGGTAGTCGTACATCGCGTGGTAAGCCAATCGTCAACATGTTCCCATTGATTGAAGGTGAAAAGATCACCGTGATTCTGCCGATTAAGGGCTATCAAGATGATCACTATGTATTCATGGCTACTCGTCTAGGTACAGTGAAGAAGACACGCTTGTCTGACTTCTCTAACCCACGTAAAGCCGGCATTATTGCGGTTGACCTCAACGAAAATGATTTCTTAGTGGGCGCTGCGATTACCGATGGTCAGCATGACGTAATGTTGTTCTCTGATGCAGGTAAAGCAGTTCGCTTTGATGAAAACGATGTGCGCCCAATGGGCCGTACCGCACGCGGTGTGCGCGGTATGAACTTAGGCGAAGGACATCAAGTGATTGCCATGTTGGTAGCGCCTGCAGAAGCTGCAGAGGGCGCGCAAATAGCGGTAGTTGATGAGAATGGCGTTGCTATTCCAAGCAGCGTACTAACTGCTACAGAAAATGGTTATGGCAAGCGCACTCCAATCGCTGAATACACGCGTCATGGTCGCGGTACTAAAGGCATGATTGCGATCCAGACAACTGAGCGTAACGGTAAGGTAGTTGCAGCAGCACTAGTATCACCAGAAGATCAAATTATGTTGATTACTACTGGTGGCGTTTTAGTTCGCACTCGCGTCTCTGAGATTCGTGAGATGGGTCGCGCTACTCAAGGTGTTACCTTGATAAACGTCGACGAAGGCACCCGTTTATCTGGCTTGCAGCGAATTGCTGAGAGTGACTCAGATGAGGAGGGTGCTGACGATGCTGAAGATGGCGATGCATCTACGGATCCAGTAGCTGATCAAGACCAGTAAGGCGATGACTTTCGATCACCGCATCTTCAATTTCGCTGCGGGGCCTGCTACCTTGCCTGAAGAGGTATTGAAGCAGGCTGCGGATGAGATGTTGAATTGGCGCGGGCTTGGTACAAGCGTGATGGAAATTAGTCATCGCAGCAAAGAGTTCATGGAAGTCTATGAAGAGACTTTGCAAGATCTCCGCACCTTAATGCGCATACCTGATACCTATGAGATCTTGCTTTTGCAAGGTGGTGGTCTTGGACAAAATGCAGCGATTCCAATGAACTTGATGCCCTTGGCAAAGAATGGTCCCAAGGCGGATTTTTTAGTGACTGGTATTTGGTCTGAAAAATCTTACAAAGAAGCACAAAAGTACGGTACTGCAAATTTAGCGGCATCATCCGCTGCAGAAAAATTTAATACGATCCCGCCAAGATCGAGTTGGAAATTATCCAGTGATGCTGCCTATGTGCATTACTGTGCCAATGAAACCATTGGTGGCGTTGAGTTTCCTGATGTACCGGATGTGGGAAGTATTCCTTTGGTTGCTGATATCTCAAGCAACATGCTCTCCAAAGAGATGGATGTAAATAAGTGCGCTGTTTGGTTTGGTGGCGCGCAAAAAAATATTGGCCCCTCTGGTGTCACGATTGTGATTATTCGCAAGGATCTAATCGGTCACAGTATGGGTATTACCCCAACCATTTGGGATTGGGCTATACAAGCCAATACACAATCAATGATCAATACGCCTCCTACATTTGCCATTTATATGGCAGGCCTTGGGTTTAAGTGGCTCTTAAAACAGGGTGGCGTAAAAGCAATTGAAAAACGTAATCAAGAAAAAGCAGATTTGCTCTATCAGTTCATTGATCAAAGCAGTTTGTATGAAAACCGCGTTACCAAAGAATATCGTTCACGCATGAATGTGACTTTCTTCTTGAAAGACGAAAATTTGAATGCGGAGTTTTTGGCGCAATCGAATGCTGCAGGTTTGGTGGCTTTGCGCGGCCACAAAGCAGCAGGTGGTATGCGCGCCAGTATTTACAACGCAATGCCGATTGAGGGTGTAAAAGCCCTAGTTGAATTTATGCGCGACTTTGAAAGGCGGGCTTAATGAGCACTGAAGAACAGCGCCTAGCGCCATTACGTGAAAAAATAGACGCCTTAGATGCCCAGATTTTAGATTTGCTAACGCAGCGTGCTAAAGCGGCTCAAGAAGTGGGTCACGTCAAAGGTGGATTCTCCTCGCCGGTATTTCGTCCAGAGCGCGAACGTCAAGTTGTTGCGCGCTTACAAGAGATTAATCAAGGTCCTTTGTTGACTGACGGCATTGCTGCCATCTGGCGCGAAGTTATGTCTGCTTGCCGCGCCTTAGAAGCGCGCCAAACAATTGCGTATCTCGGACCGGTAGGGACATTTTCTGAGCAAGCGGCACAGACCTATTTTGGCCACTCAATTGCTGGCTTACCTTGTGCTAGCTTGGATGAGGTATTTAAGTCGGTTGAGAAGGGTGCGGCGCAATTTGGGGTTGTGCCTGTTGAAAATTCAAGTGAAGGTGCCATCTCACGCACGCTTGATTTGTTATTGGATTCTTCCATGCGAATCAGTGGAGAAGTTGTTCTGCCTATTCGCCATCACCTGTTAACAAAGAGTGGCAACTTAGATGGTGTGACTACAGTATGTGCACATGCGCAGGCTTTAGCTCAATGTCAGCAGTGGTTAAGCGTACATGCGCCACAGTTAAAGCGCCAAGCTGTCAGCAGTAATGCTGAGGCGGCCCGTTTGGCTGCGAATGATCCAACATTGGCTGCTATTGCTGGTGATCCCGCACAAGAAGCCTATGGTTTACAAGCAGTAGCTGCGCAAATTCAGGATGATCCACACAATCGCACCCGCTTTGTAATTGTGGGTAACTATGCTTGCCAACCCACAGGAAAAGATCAAACATCATTAGTACTGTCTGTGGATAACCAGCCAGGTGCAGTACATCGTTTGCTAGCCCCATTGGCAAAACATGGCGTTTCTATGAACCGCTTTGAGTCTCGTCCAGCGCGCAAAGGCACTTGGGAATATCACTTCTATATTGATATTGCTGGTCATGCTGATGATGCGAAGGTAGTTGCTGCTTTAAATGAGCTAAAGGAAGTGGCTGCGTTTTATAAGAATCTTGGCTCTTATCCTCATTCTGCGTAAGCAAGTGCCTAGTAGTTTTTAAAAGATTAATCAGCAAACCATTTAGTAAATTCGAATGACTTCTAAGATCGGCCTAAAACATATTCATGCGATTGCCCCTTATGTTGGCGGCCGTCCAATTAGTGAAGTCGCGCGTGAGTATGGTCTTGATGAAAACAAGATCGTGAAGTTAGCGTCCAATGAAAACCCCTTGGGAATGCCAAAGTCTGCTCAGGATGCGATGCTCAAAGCTGCAAGCGATTTGGGTCGTTACCCTGACTCCAATGGATTCGAGTTAAAGAATGTTTTATCTAGCTCTTTAGGTGTGCCGCCTGATTGGATAACACTGGGCAATGGCAGCAACGATATTTTGGAATTAGCTGCGCGCGCAGTTGCGCAAGCAGGCGACGAGGTGATTTTCTCTAAGCATGCATTCGCTGTTTATCCGCTTGCCACTCAGGCTGTTGGGGCAAAAGCAGTAGAAGTTTTGGCAACTTCAAGTTACGGACATGATTTGCCAGCAATGCTAGCCGCTGTCAAATCTGCAGGTGATAAAGCGAAATTGGTTTTTGTGGCCAACCCAAACAATCCCACGGGAAGTTATCTCACTGCAAAAGAGATTGAAGATTTTTTAGTGGCGCTGCCATCGCATGTTGTAGTGGTGTTGGATGAGGCTTATAACGAATATCTCACGCCTGAGCAGCGTTACGATGCTATCGCTTGGGTGAAGCGTTTTCCGAATATGATTCTGTCGCGCAGCTTTTCTAAGGCTTACGGTCTTGCAGGTTTGCGCATTGGTTATGGGGTTGCTCAGCCACATTTAACGGATTTATTAAATCGCATTCGTCAGCCATTCAATGTGAATAGCCTTGCACAAGCTGCAGCGATTGCCGCTTTTCAGGACAAGGCGTTTTTACAAAAGGGCTTTGAGCTCAATTGCGCTGGTTACCAACAACTCACGAAAGCATTTGATCAACTAGGACTTCGCTATTTGCCATCAGCAGGTAATTTTGTATTGGTGAAGGTAGGCGATGATGATCAAGCTGGCGCGCGCATGAATTTAGCTTTGCTCAAGCGCGGCATTATTGTTCGTCCAGTTGGTAACTATGGTCTTCCGCAGTGGTTGCGTATCTCAATTGGTTTGCCGCAAGAGAATGCAGCATTTATTGATGCATTAAAAGCAATTTTGGCGGGCGAATGACCATCATTAATCCAGTAAGCAATTACGGCACCGTCACCATTGTGGGCGTTGGCTTGATTGGTGCCTCACTTGGCTTGGCTCTTAAGAAAGCAGGGGTGGTCACAAAGGTTTTGGGCGTTGGTCGTAGTAAAGAAAATTTAGATCAAGCACAAAAGATGGGTGCGATTGATGGCGTAGTGGATTTGATAGAAGCTACAAAGCAGTCAGATGTCATTGTGCTTTGTGTACCAGTAGCGCAGATGAGAGCCGCGTTTGAAACAATAGAGCCCCATCTAGAGTCGCGCACCATGATTACGGATACTGGCAGCACTAAAGGTGATATCATTTTGGCGGCTAAAGAAGTTTTAGGAAAGAAAGCTTGTCAGTTCGTGCCAGCACATCCGATTGCCGGTGGTGCGCAACATGGTGCTAGCGCAGCTAAGGCAGATTTGTTCCAAGGGAAACAAACCATCATTTGCCCCCTACAGGAAAACTCACCAGAAGATACTGCGTTGATTACTGGATTTTGGGAGTCAGTAGGATCTGTGGTGAAGAAAATTGGCGTTGTGCAGCACGATGCCATTTATGCAGCAGTCTCACACTTGCCACACATCTTGTCTTACGCCTTAATGGCTAGTGTGGTGAACTCTGAGGATGCAGATCAAAAGCTGGATCATGTTGGTGCTGGCTTTAAAGATTTCACGCGCATCGCCGCTTCTAGCCCAGAAATGTGGCGTGACATTTGCCTTGGTAACCGCACCGCCATTCTGAAAGAGCTTGATCAATATTTATTAATCGTCAATCACATGCGTAAATTGATTGCGGAAAATGATGGTGCGGGCTTAGAGAAATTATTCAATAAGGCAAGTAAGGCGCGCCAAGATTTGGATGCATCTGAATGAGTGGTTTGCCTGATATCAGTATTGGCCCATTCAAGCGAGCACAAGGCTCGATTGTCTTACCAGGCTCGAAGAGTATTTCTAATCGCGCGTTATTACTTGCAGCACTTTCCTCTGGAACTACGACTCTTAAAAACTTATTAGATGCTGATGACACCCAAGTCATGCGTAATGCCCTGCGCCAGCTAGGTCTCACAGTCACTGATAAAGACAATCATGTTTGCGTAGTTGAGGGTTGCGGCGGGAAATTTCCTGTGCAAGATGCAGACCTCTTTATGGGAAATGCGGGAACTGCCATTCGACCATTAACTGCAGCTCTAGCAATGCAAGGCGGTAACTATCGCCTCTCAGGCGTTGCGCGTATGCACGAGAGACCGATCCGTGATCTGGTTGATGGTTTGCGTCAAGTAGGCGCAAAGATTGAATACGAATTGCAAGAGGGTTATCCGCCGATTAAGATTTTGGCCTCACCTATTCAGATTAAAGATGTGGTGAAAGTACGCGGTGATGTATCGAGCCAATTCTTAACTGCTTTGCTAATGGCTTTGCCCTTGGTAGCAACTGAACCAGTACGCATTGAAGTGGTAGGTGAATTAATTTCACGTCCATACATTGATATCACTTTAAAGTTGATGGCTAGATTTGGTGTGACTGTTGCTTGTCCTGATGCGCAGTCATTCGTGATTCCAGCTAAAACATCTGATGCGGTTTATAAGAGTCCTGGCCAGTTATCGGTTGAAGGCGATGCTTCCTCTGCTTCTTATTTCTTGGCTCTGGGCGCTATTGGCGGTGGCCCAGTGCGCGTATTAGGTGTTGGAAAAGACAGTATTCAAGGGGATGTGGCATTTGCTGATGCGCTTGCCTTAATGGGCGCCAAGATTACTGCTGGTGAAGATTGGGTAGAAGTTGCTGGCGTAACAAATGCTAATGGCAAACTCAATGGCATCACTTTAGATTGCACGGAAATTCCAGATGCGGCAATGACTCTAGCGGTTGCCGCTTTATTTGCTGATGGTCCAACACGCTTAAACAATATTGCTAGCTGGCGCGTGAAGGAAACCGATCGGATCGCAGCAATGGCGAAAGAGTTAAAAAAAATTGGTGCAGTTGTTGAGGAGGGCGCCGATTACATTGTGGTGCAAGCACCAGCATCACTCAGTGATTGGAAATCTCCAAGTGAAGGCATTGATACCTACGATGACCATCGTATGGCAATGTGTTTCTCATTGGCTGCGTTTGGTCCGAACGCGCTCAAGATTAATGATCCGAACTGTGTGGCGAAAACTTTCCCAACCTACTTCTCGGAATTTGCGACGGTAGTTGCGTAATTTAATGAGTCAATTTCCAGTTATTGCCATTGATGGACCTACCGCTTCCGGTAAGGGAACGGTTGCATCCCTAGTAGCTCAAAAGTTAGGCTTTCATTATTTAGACAGCGGCGCCTTGTATCGTTTGGTGGCCCTGGCTGGTGAGAAAGAAGGCATGGATGCTAAAAATGGTCCAGAGTTAGGTTATTTAGTTCCTAAGTTATTGATTTCATTCAAAAATAATCAAGTTTTCTTAAATAATGAAGATGTGACTGAGGCTATTCGCACAGAAAACATCGGCTTGAGGGCCTCTGCGGTAGCGGTTCATCCAGAGGTGCGTACCGCTTTGGTGGGCTTGCAGCGCAGTTTTCGGCAATCTCCGGGCTTGGTGGCCGATGGTCGAGATATGGCTAGTGTCATATTTCCAGATGCGATTTTGAAGGTTTTCCTGACTGCAACAGCTGCCGCAAGAGCCGAGCGTCGTTATAAGCAATTGATAGCTAAGGGAATTTCTGCTAAACTTGAGGACTTGCTGCAAGATTTGCAGGAGCGTGATGCTAGAGATAGTAGTAGAGGCACCGCCCCCTTGTTAGTCGCAGACGGTGCAAAAGTGCTCGAAACATCAGATTTATCGATAGATCAAGCGGTTAAGACAGTTTTAGATTGGTATCAATCTGCAATTGTTTAGCTCAGTTTTGTAAGTAGTAGGTAGTGAGCTGTAGTTGTAAGTAGTAGTTTTGGTGTCTTGGGAAACTCCACAACGCGATTATTTCTTTAGCGTGTTTCTTTAGGCTTTTTTAACCTAACCCGTCGGGCCTTCTGGCGGCACAAAGTGAATATACATGTCTGAATCATTTGCAGAACTATTTGAAGAATCATTAACCCGATCGAATATGAAGACCGGCCAAGTTATTTCGGCTGAAGTTCTTCGCATCGACCATAACTTCGTCGTTGTTAACGCTGGCTTAAAGTCTGAAGCGTTTATTCCTGTTGAAGAATTCCATAACGACGCTGGCGAGATTGAAGTATCTCCTGGCGATTTCGTTTCTGTTGCTATTGACGCTCTTGAGAACGGCTATGGCGACACCATCCTCTCTCGCGATAAAGCGAAGCGTTTGGCCTCTTGGTTGAATCTGGAAAAAGCTCTCGAGCAAGCAGAAATCGTTACCGGTACTGTTACTGGTAAGGTTAAAGGCGGCTTGACAGTAATGGTGAACGGTATCCGCGCATTCTTGCCTGGATCACTTGTTGATACACGTCCAATCAAAGACACCAGTCCTTACGAAGGTAAGACGATGGAGTTTAAGGTTATCAAGCTTGATCGTAAACGTAACAATGTTGTGTTGTCACGTCGTGCAGTGGTTGAAGCCAGCCAAGGTGAAGAGCGTGCTAAGTTGATGTCTAACTTGAAAGAAGGCGCAGTAGTTACTGGCCTCGTTAAGAACATCACTGATTACGGCGCATTCGTTGATCTTGGTGGTATCGATGGTCTCTTGCACATTACCGATTTGGCATGGCGTCGTGTGCGTCACCCAAGCGAGATGTTGACTGTTGGCCAAGAAGTAACTGCGAAGATCTTGAAGTTTGATCAAGAGAAGAATCGCGTTTCACTCGGTGTGAAACAGCTTGGTGATGATCCATGGGTCGGTATCGCTCGTCGTTACCCACCAAATACCCGTTTATTCGGCAAAGTGACCAATCTAACTGATTACGGCGCATTCGTTG is from Polynucleobacter sp. MWH-UH23A and encodes:
- a CDS encoding prephenate dehydrogenase/arogenate dehydrogenase family protein, whose protein sequence is MTIINPVSNYGTVTIVGVGLIGASLGLALKKAGVVTKVLGVGRSKENLDQAQKMGAIDGVVDLIEATKQSDVIVLCVPVAQMRAAFETIEPHLESRTMITDTGSTKGDIILAAKEVLGKKACQFVPAHPIAGGAQHGASAAKADLFQGKQTIICPLQENSPEDTALITGFWESVGSVVKKIGVVQHDAIYAAVSHLPHILSYALMASVVNSEDADQKLDHVGAGFKDFTRIAASSPEMWRDICLGNRTAILKELDQYLLIVNHMRKLIAENDGAGLEKLFNKASKARQDLDASE
- the cmk gene encoding (d)CMP kinase, translated to MSQFPVIAIDGPTASGKGTVASLVAQKLGFHYLDSGALYRLVALAGEKEGMDAKNGPELGYLVPKLLISFKNNQVFLNNEDVTEAIRTENIGLRASAVAVHPEVRTALVGLQRSFRQSPGLVADGRDMASVIFPDAILKVFLTATAAARAERRYKQLIAKGISAKLEDLLQDLQERDARDSSRGTAPLLVADGAKVLETSDLSIDQAVKTVLDWYQSAIV
- the rpsA gene encoding 30S ribosomal protein S1; this encodes MSESFAELFEESLTRSNMKTGQVISAEVLRIDHNFVVVNAGLKSEAFIPVEEFHNDAGEIEVSPGDFVSVAIDALENGYGDTILSRDKAKRLASWLNLEKALEQAEIVTGTVTGKVKGGLTVMVNGIRAFLPGSLVDTRPIKDTSPYEGKTMEFKVIKLDRKRNNVVLSRRAVVEASQGEERAKLMSNLKEGAVVTGLVKNITDYGAFVDLGGIDGLLHITDLAWRRVRHPSEMLTVGQEVTAKILKFDQEKNRVSLGVKQLGDDPWVGIARRYPPNTRLFGKVTNLTDYGAFVEIESGIEGLVHVSEMDWTNKNVAPSKATALGTEVEVMVLDIDEDKRRISLGIKQCKANPWEEFARSQQKGDKLSGAIKSITDFGVFIGLPGGIDGLVHLSDLSWNEPGEEAVKKYKKGDEVEATVLAIDVEKERISLGIKQLSGDPFNNYTSVNDKGAMVTGTVKSVDAKGATIHLADEVEAYLRASEISTDRVEDARNVLKEGDSVTAMIINIDRKSRAINLSIKAKDSSDQQDAMSKLQGDAQSGTTNLGALLKAKLDNQG
- the aroA gene encoding 3-phosphoshikimate 1-carboxyvinyltransferase, translating into MPDISIGPFKRAQGSIVLPGSKSISNRALLLAALSSGTTTLKNLLDADDTQVMRNALRQLGLTVTDKDNHVCVVEGCGGKFPVQDADLFMGNAGTAIRPLTAALAMQGGNYRLSGVARMHERPIRDLVDGLRQVGAKIEYELQEGYPPIKILASPIQIKDVVKVRGDVSSQFLTALLMALPLVATEPVRIEVVGELISRPYIDITLKLMARFGVTVACPDAQSFVIPAKTSDAVYKSPGQLSVEGDASSASYFLALGAIGGGPVRVLGVGKDSIQGDVAFADALALMGAKITAGEDWVEVAGVTNANGKLNGITLDCTEIPDAAMTLAVAALFADGPTRLNNIASWRVKETDRIAAMAKELKKIGAVVEEGADYIVVQAPASLSDWKSPSEGIDTYDDHRMAMCFSLAAFGPNALKINDPNCVAKTFPTYFSEFATVVA
- the hisC gene encoding histidinol-phosphate transaminase; the encoded protein is MTSKIGLKHIHAIAPYVGGRPISEVAREYGLDENKIVKLASNENPLGMPKSAQDAMLKAASDLGRYPDSNGFELKNVLSSSLGVPPDWITLGNGSNDILELAARAVAQAGDEVIFSKHAFAVYPLATQAVGAKAVEVLATSSYGHDLPAMLAAVKSAGDKAKLVFVANPNNPTGSYLTAKEIEDFLVALPSHVVVVLDEAYNEYLTPEQRYDAIAWVKRFPNMILSRSFSKAYGLAGLRIGYGVAQPHLTDLLNRIRQPFNVNSLAQAAAIAAFQDKAFLQKGFELNCAGYQQLTKAFDQLGLRYLPSAGNFVLVKVGDDDQAGARMNLALLKRGIIVRPVGNYGLPQWLRISIGLPQENAAFIDALKAILAGE
- the gyrA gene encoding DNA gyrase subunit A, which gives rise to MEQAAKETLPISLEDEMRRSYLDYAMSVIVGRALPDVRDGLKPVHRRVLYAMYELNNDWNRAYKKSARIVGDVIGKYHPHGDSAVYDTIVRMAQDFSLRYMLVDGQGNFGSVDGDNAAAMRYTEIRLRKIAHELLADLDKETVDFGPNYDGSEKEPLILPAKVPNLLINGSSGIAVGMATNIPPHNLDEVISACLHVLHNPECSIDELIEIIPAPDFPTAGIIYGLQGVREGYRTGRGRVVMRAKTHFEDLDKGSRQAIIVDELPYQVNKKNLLERIAELVNEKKIEGISDLRDESDKSGMRVVIELKRGEVPEVVLNNLYKSTQLQDNFGMNMVALVDNQPRLLNLKQMLEYFLQHRREVVTRRTIFELRKARERGHVLEGLAVALANIDEFIAIIKAAANPVIAKQELMGKAWDSSMVREMLARAESDTPGGRNAYRPEGLLPEYGMQSTGLYRLSDSQAQEILQMRLQRLTGLEQDKIVNEYKEVMAEIADLLDLLAKPERVTQVIEDELKEVQSEFGAAGTDNGRRSFIEMNATELFTEDLITPQDMVVTLSHTGYMKSQPLSEYRAQKRGGRGKQAAATKDEDWIDTLFVANTHDTILCFSDRGRMYWLKVWEVPQGSRTSRGKPIVNMFPLIEGEKITVILPIKGYQDDHYVFMATRLGTVKKTRLSDFSNPRKAGIIAVDLNENDFLVGAAITDGQHDVMLFSDAGKAVRFDENDVRPMGRTARGVRGMNLGEGHQVIAMLVAPAEAAEGAQIAVVDENGVAIPSSVLTATENGYGKRTPIAEYTRHGRGTKGMIAIQTTERNGKVVAAALVSPEDQIMLITTGGVLVRTRVSEIREMGRATQGVTLINVDEGTRLSGLQRIAESDSDEEGADDAEDGDASTDPVADQDQ
- the pheA gene encoding prephenate dehydratase; the protein is MSTEEQRLAPLREKIDALDAQILDLLTQRAKAAQEVGHVKGGFSSPVFRPERERQVVARLQEINQGPLLTDGIAAIWREVMSACRALEARQTIAYLGPVGTFSEQAAQTYFGHSIAGLPCASLDEVFKSVEKGAAQFGVVPVENSSEGAISRTLDLLLDSSMRISGEVVLPIRHHLLTKSGNLDGVTTVCAHAQALAQCQQWLSVHAPQLKRQAVSSNAEAARLAANDPTLAAIAGDPAQEAYGLQAVAAQIQDDPHNRTRFVIVGNYACQPTGKDQTSLVLSVDNQPGAVHRLLAPLAKHGVSMNRFESRPARKGTWEYHFYIDIAGHADDAKVVAALNELKEVAAFYKNLGSYPHSA
- the serC gene encoding 3-phosphoserine/phosphohydroxythreonine transaminase; the encoded protein is MTFDHRIFNFAAGPATLPEEVLKQAADEMLNWRGLGTSVMEISHRSKEFMEVYEETLQDLRTLMRIPDTYEILLLQGGGLGQNAAIPMNLMPLAKNGPKADFLVTGIWSEKSYKEAQKYGTANLAASSAAEKFNTIPPRSSWKLSSDAAYVHYCANETIGGVEFPDVPDVGSIPLVADISSNMLSKEMDVNKCAVWFGGAQKNIGPSGVTIVIIRKDLIGHSMGITPTIWDWAIQANTQSMINTPPTFAIYMAGLGFKWLLKQGGVKAIEKRNQEKADLLYQFIDQSSLYENRVTKEYRSRMNVTFFLKDENLNAEFLAQSNAAGLVALRGHKAAGGMRASIYNAMPIEGVKALVEFMRDFERRA